CCGTCATGGCAGCACCATTACCACTTCCACAAATAATGATTCCTAAATCTGCTTTTCCTGATTCAACTGCCTCTGCGACGGGATGAATTGTATCCGGATAATCCATACTATCTTCATTATCCGTTCCAAAATTAATAACCTCATTACCTTTATTCTTCAGATAATTTACAATTTCAAATTTGTAAGAAGTTCCGGCGTGATCATTTCCAATAGCTATAGTCATGTTGTTATTTTTAAACAAAATTACATTTATTAAAGTAATAAACATAAAATTATTGAAATGT
This DNA window, taken from Lutimonas zeaxanthinifaciens, encodes the following:
- the rpiB gene encoding ribose 5-phosphate isomerase B, which gives rise to MTIAIGNDHAGTSYKFEIVNYLKNKGNEVINFGTDNEDSMDYPDTIHPVAEAVESGKADLGIIICGSGNGAAMTANHHKKIRAALCWNKELAALARQHNNANILSIPARFVSLDDSIEFVKTFISTDFEGGRHQKRIDKIPTENC